The genomic DNA TTAGCTTGAAGTTGACCATTTTTCTCAAAAACGTCAATATAAAAAACAAACTGAATATAAATTTAGTTACAAATTAAAAACTAATGATAAATATTGAAATGATGTTAATGGAACTTATAATAATATTTTAAGTACAAAAGAACTTGCTAAATTTAACAATAACTTGTATACAAAAGCAACAGCTGCTTCAATAGAATAATTCAATAATATAATTAAACAAAGAAATGATAAAAAATTTCAAACATTGGATCATTTAAATAAATATTATAAAGAAAAAACTAAAATTAGACTTTGTGGTTATTCAAATATTGATTTTGGTGGTGCCATAAATGATATGCAAAAGAATATAATTGATCAGATGAAAAAGTTAAAAGTTTTAAAGAGCAAGTTCTAAATTTATTAAATATAACAATCAATATTTCTAAATATGCTGATGAAGATTATTTTTTAAACTATTTTATAGGATTAATAATAACTCCTTACTACCCTTTTGTTAATACTTATGAAGGGAGTTATGGCATATGCTTAATATCAAATTGGTATAGTTTCAAGATGATTAAATACAACTGAGCATGATTATGTTGTTTATGTTGGTTATTCATTAAATCGATTTAAAGCCGAATAAGAAAACACTCATTATAAAAAACTTGATGAAGGAGTCCGAATATTTATACAACCATAAATCATGAATTTGGTCATATCTTAGATTCATTTTTAAGTCAAACTGTAGATACAGGAAATTGAATGAAAACAAATTTTGATAAAGAGTTACAAGATAATTATGATAGAACACTTTATACAGGTAAAATATTTGGAGTTTATTCAGCAAATCAAGGAAAAAAGTAGATCCTGAACCAAATCAGCCACAAGAACCTTCTGATCAGGGAAGAAATTAAAATTCTGGACAAGGTAATAAAGCTTATCGTAAACCTGAAGGAAATGAAAATTCTGGTAAAAATGATTCAGAAGTAAAAAGTGAGCCCCCTACAAAAAATAAATCTAAAAAAGCGCTAAATGAGTGATCCCCATTGCTATCGGGGTTACTTTCACGATTTTAATTTTAAGCGGGTGTACAGTTGGTGGAATATTTATTATAAAAGAAAAAGATAGATATTAATCAAAGAGTAAAGGAAAAAAATCAAAAATTATTTTTTGAGAAAATATTTTACTTTTTGGTTTTTTTTTGATATCTTATAATAGTTGGGATAATTTTTTATTTTTATAATATATAATCTATAATTAGTTTGATTTTTTTTTTAAAAAGTGGTTAAAATAATATTAGTAAGAAAGAGGACAACGTCATGGCAAAAGCAACTTTACACCAAAAAACTCATGTTGCAATTGATATAGGTACTAGCAAAACAAAAATTCATATAGAAAGAATTGGAATGGTTTTTAATGAGTCAACCATTCTAGCAATCGATTGAAAAACTAATAAAGTATTAGCTATTGGTGATTCAGCAAAAAAATTTGTTGGAAAACTTAGTGGTACTTTACAATTAAAATATCCAATGAAGCGTGGTGTAATTACAGATATGAACATGCTTAAAAAATTTTTGCTAACAATATTAAATAAATATGCAGCAGAAATAAAAGATTCTATTGTTACATTAGCATGTCCTACAAGCGTTACTGAGCTTGAAAGATCTTCTCTAATTAAATCAATTAAAGAACTTGGAGTATTTTATGTAAACGCAGAAGATGATGTTAAATTAGCTTTATACGGAGCAGGTGTAGACGTTTATAAAACAGTTGCTAACCTTTGTTTAGACTTAGGAGCAGGAAAATCTACAGCTGGTATTGTTGTGAGTGGAGAAACAATTCAATCAAAATGAACTAAAATTGCTGGAAATACAATTGATCAAGAAATTATTAAACAAATTAAAACCAAAGAACAAATGTTAGTTGGTGAAATTACAGCAGAACAAATTAAAAACACAGTTTGTACGTTAGTTAAAAGCAAAAATATGCTTAAGTTAACAGCATATGGTTATGATTTAAATTCTGGTTTACCTAAGGAATTTGAAATTAGTGAAAATGACGTATCAAAATTATTAATAGCTTCTTTTGGTAGCATAACAAGTATTGTTACAAATGTTTTAGAAGGTTCTCCAAATGAAATTGCAGGAGATGTTATTAGAAATGGTATTGTTGTTACTGGTGGACTTGCAAAAATACCAGGAATTAAATCATTCTTAGAAGACTTTTTTGAAATTCCTGTAAAAATAGCAAATAATTGTTTAACTGCTACCATTGATGGAGCTGTTAAACATAAGGATTTAACTATTCAAAAATATGAGCATGAAAAAAATCCATTAGATATCGTCTTTTAAAAATCATTGAAAGATGATTTTTTTATAAGAAAGTGTGATTATTGTGAAAAATGAAAAAATTTTAAGCCAAGATGAACATTTTAAAATGAACTATGATCGAATTTATTTTACTAAAAGTATAAGTTCATGTCCTCATAAATACATGAGTTTTGATTTTAATGATGGTAATTATAAATGCACAAACTGTTTTTATTCTTTTTATTTTAATAAAAAAGAAGCACAAAAACTTTTTGGAAAAAAAATATTAAAAAATTTTGATTTTGATAAAGCTTATAAACAATATTCAGATAATATCCTTGAAAAGAAAAGAAATGAAAAAATTTCCGAAAGTTTAAAAGATTTATACGAACTTTACTAATCTTTTGTTATAATTATAGAAATATTTGGCGCCTTTCATTATTGAAAGTTGCCTTTTTTTATGTTAAAATCTTACCAGATTATGTATCCTACATATAAATAGAGATATGTAATTCAGATAAAAATAAACAAATAATTACAGAAGTAAAGAAGGAGATTATAAATATGGCAAGCAAAAAACCTGCATTTGTCTCAATGGACTTAGGTACAGCAAATACTCTAGTTTATA from Spiroplasma tabanidicola includes the following:
- a CDS encoding rod shape-determining protein: MAKATLHQKTHVAIDIGTSKTKIHIERIGMVFNESTILAIDWKTNKVLAIGDSAKKFVGKLSGTLQLKYPMKRGVITDMNMLKKFLLTILNKYAAEIKDSIVTLACPTSVTELERSSLIKSIKELGVFYVNAEDDVKLALYGAGVDVYKTVANLCLDLGAGKSTAGIVVSGETIQSKWTKIAGNTIDQEIIKQIKTKEQMLVGEITAEQIKNTVCTLVKSKNMLKLTAYGYDLNSGLPKEFEISENDVSKLLIASFGSITSIVTNVLEGSPNEIAGDVIRNGIVVTGGLAKIPGIKSFLEDFFEIPVKIANNCLTATIDGAVKHKDLTIQKYEHEKNPLDIVF